Proteins encoded within one genomic window of Amycolatopsis nigrescens CSC17Ta-90:
- a CDS encoding SAV_915 family protein, with amino-acid sequence MSVAPAVLGSEMIEDDDTPDELFTPTARAVTEDDMTLVLRELEDGGRAMLVYSSLDLLAAGCGEQQPWMGFRAHALHDLQHAAGASVVLWDPLVDPVVRQYGEYDEEGR; translated from the coding sequence GTGTCAGTCGCTCCTGCAGTGCTCGGCTCGGAGATGATCGAGGACGACGACACCCCCGACGAGCTGTTCACCCCCACCGCCCGCGCCGTCACCGAAGACGACATGACACTGGTGCTGCGCGAACTGGAAGACGGCGGGCGCGCGATGCTGGTCTATTCGTCGCTGGACCTGCTCGCCGCCGGATGTGGTGAACAGCAACCGTGGATGGGCTTCCGCGCCCACGCGCTGCACGACCTTCAGCACGCCGCCGGCGCGTCGGTGGTGCTGTGGGATCCGCTGGTGGATCCGGTGGTACGTCAGTATGGGGAGTACGACGAGGAGGGGCGATGA
- a CDS encoding VOC family protein: MPVTVGINHVTTITADLDRMVRFYSEMFDAEKVFEGPAVDGYPRMAIVELGATRYLKVVEDRTKRTEAVPEPDSGAVTERFGLAVDSLSTLRDLREHMVGAGAAVGEIERLPTQWVLACTDPDGTPLQVSAHARPVARPPERAGISAGISAGISAGPSCPAGCRRYR; this comes from the coding sequence ATGCCCGTCACAGTCGGAATCAACCACGTCACCACGATCACCGCGGACCTCGACCGGATGGTGCGGTTCTATTCGGAGATGTTCGATGCCGAGAAGGTGTTCGAGGGGCCGGCGGTCGACGGTTACCCGCGGATGGCCATCGTCGAGCTCGGTGCCACCCGCTACCTGAAGGTCGTCGAAGACCGGACTAAGCGAACCGAGGCCGTCCCGGAGCCGGATTCCGGTGCGGTGACCGAGCGTTTCGGGCTGGCCGTGGACTCCCTTTCGACACTGCGGGACCTCCGCGAACACATGGTGGGCGCGGGCGCGGCGGTCGGTGAGATCGAGCGGCTGCCCACGCAGTGGGTGCTGGCGTGCACCGATCCGGACGGCACGCCGCTGCAGGTCTCCGCGCACGCGCGGCCGGTGGCCCGGCCGCCTGAGCGCGCCGGAATCAGTGCCGGAATCAGTGCCGGAATCAGTGCTGGGCCCAGCTGTCCGGCCGGGTGCCGTCGATATCGGTGA
- a CDS encoding SDR family oxidoreductase, translated as MTWSPDPEALRGRVAVVAGATRGAGRGIAAALGEAGATVVCTGRSSSSGDPAIRSDYQRGETIEGTAALVTELGGLGVPIQVDHLDPAQVRSLAERLRTDYGHVDVLVNDIWGAEVLKGPPATWNTPVWRHDLDTGLRILRLAIDTHLITAHHVLPLLVDRHGGLLIEVTDGTAAFNADQYRISVYYDLAKVAVNRLGFSMGHELEPHGATAVAVTPGWLRSELMLDNFGVTEVNWRAALDGSVEGFPPAPAGFAASESPRYVGRGIAALAADGERGRWNQRSVTSAELAAAYGFTDIDGTRPDSWAQH; from the coding sequence ATGACGTGGTCGCCGGATCCTGAAGCTCTCCGCGGCCGGGTGGCGGTGGTGGCCGGTGCCACCCGCGGTGCCGGCCGTGGCATCGCGGCCGCGCTGGGCGAAGCCGGCGCGACGGTGGTGTGCACCGGGCGCAGCAGCAGCTCCGGTGACCCCGCGATCCGATCCGATTATCAGCGCGGGGAGACCATCGAAGGCACCGCCGCGCTGGTGACCGAACTCGGCGGCCTCGGGGTTCCGATCCAAGTCGACCACCTCGACCCGGCACAGGTGCGGTCGCTGGCAGAACGGCTTCGCACCGACTACGGTCACGTCGACGTGCTGGTGAACGACATCTGGGGAGCCGAGGTACTGAAGGGCCCGCCGGCCACGTGGAACACGCCGGTGTGGCGGCATGATCTGGACACCGGGCTGCGCATCCTCCGGCTGGCGATCGACACCCACCTGATCACCGCGCACCACGTGCTGCCGCTGCTGGTGGACCGCCATGGCGGGCTGCTGATCGAGGTCACCGACGGGACGGCCGCGTTCAACGCGGACCAGTACCGGATCTCGGTGTACTACGACCTGGCGAAGGTGGCGGTGAACCGGCTGGGCTTCTCGATGGGCCACGAACTCGAACCGCATGGCGCGACGGCGGTCGCGGTGACGCCGGGCTGGCTGCGTTCGGAGCTGATGCTGGACAACTTCGGGGTGACCGAGGTGAACTGGCGCGCCGCGCTGGACGGCTCGGTCGAAGGCTTTCCCCCAGCGCCAGCGGGTTTCGCCGCCTCGGAGTCACCCCGTTACGTCGGGCGCGGGATCGCGGCCCTCGCCGCGGACGGGGAGCGGGGACGCTGGAACCAGCGGTCGGTGACCTCGGCGGAACTGGCCGCCGCGTACGGGTTCACCGATATCGACGGCACCCGGCCGGACAGCTGGGCCCAGCACTGA